A genomic window from Anaerolineae bacterium includes:
- a CDS encoding response regulator, giving the protein MTNKKRILYIEDEKEMIELTRIVLEREGFEMLGAVGGAEGLQAIKREKPDLILLDLMMPDVDGWEVYRQVKADKELANIPVIIITARTQSIDKVLGLKVAKVADYITKPFGPADLVESIHRVLAQTNSN; this is encoded by the coding sequence ATGACCAACAAAAAACGCATTCTCTATATCGAAGATGAAAAAGAGATGATTGAGTTGACCCGGATTGTACTGGAGCGGGAGGGCTTTGAGATGTTAGGCGCCGTAGGAGGCGCCGAGGGCTTGCAAGCCATCAAACGCGAAAAGCCAGATCTGATTCTGCTTGACCTGATGATGCCCGATGTGGACGGCTGGGAAGTGTACCGGCAGGTGAAGGCGGATAAGGAACTGGCCAATATCCCCGTAATTATTATTACAGCCAGAACCCAGAGCATTGATAAGGTTTTGGGCCTTAAAGTAGCCAAAGTGGCCGATTATATTACCAAACCCTTTGGGCCGGCAGATTTGGTAGAGAGCATTCATCGCGTTTTGGCGCAAACAAATTCAAATTAA
- a CDS encoding response regulator, with the protein MSYRARVLCIDDEPGVVELISLILKPQNIQVEGANSGQEGLTAMRNDPPDAVLLDIMMPEMDGWEVYKQMRSDEVLKKIPVIIVTARNSSFEEIIARERVGVNDYITKPFVPSDLRKSLSRVLDLDESIA; encoded by the coding sequence ATGAGCTATCGAGCGCGGGTTTTATGCATTGATGACGAGCCGGGGGTCGTCGAACTGATTAGCCTGATTTTAAAACCACAAAACATTCAGGTTGAAGGCGCCAATAGCGGCCAGGAGGGCTTAACCGCTATGCGTAACGATCCCCCGGATGCGGTGCTGCTGGATATTATGATGCCCGAGATGGATGGGTGGGAAGTGTACAAACAAATGCGGTCGGACGAAGTTTTAAAGAAGATTCCCGTGATTATCGTTACCGCCAGAAATAGCTCGTTTGAAGAAATAATTGCGCGTGAACGAGTGGGGGTGAACGATTATATCACCAAGCCCTTTGTGCCCAGCGATTTGCGCAAAAGCCTGTCTCGCGTACTCGACTTGGATGAAAGTATCGCATGA